From one Halosimplex rubrum genomic stretch:
- a CDS encoding NUDIX domain-containing protein, producing the protein MVNLRDPESLREEPGVDFREQEQVVDDEAFEQAVEGAENQSGLVVVAVTDEQDRLLLVDSEWVDGWTLPNGPVGADEDWAVAADRWAEDELHFPVQIEEPKLVIRTETRTEDGDESVVGYTVAFAASLIPAMGGSGGMGPGGGPPPGVGPDDEGSSEGEGPPAGGPPSGGAGPGGPGAGPIASNPNLDWFGAVPDEVAPGHHALVQYFLD; encoded by the coding sequence ATGGTCAACCTCAGGGACCCCGAGTCGCTCCGCGAGGAGCCGGGCGTCGACTTCCGCGAGCAGGAGCAGGTCGTCGACGACGAGGCGTTCGAGCAGGCGGTCGAGGGCGCCGAGAACCAGAGCGGGCTCGTCGTCGTCGCGGTGACCGACGAGCAGGACCGGCTCCTGCTGGTCGACTCCGAGTGGGTCGACGGGTGGACGCTCCCGAACGGCCCGGTCGGCGCCGACGAGGACTGGGCGGTCGCCGCCGACCGCTGGGCCGAGGACGAGCTGCACTTCCCCGTCCAGATCGAGGAGCCGAAGCTGGTGATCCGCACGGAGACCCGGACCGAAGACGGCGACGAGAGCGTCGTCGGCTACACGGTCGCGTTCGCCGCCTCGCTGATCCCCGCCATGGGCGGTTCGGGGGGGATGGGTCCCGGTGGCGGGCCGCCGCCGGGCGTCGGCCCCGACGACGAGGGTTCATCGGAGGGAGAAGGACCGCCCGCGGGCGGCCCGCCGTCCGGCGGTGCCGGACCCGGTGGCCCCGGCGCCGGACCAATCGCGTCGAACCCGAACCTGGACTGGTTCGGCGCGGTCCCGGACGAGGTGGCCCCCGGCCACCACGCGCTCGTCCAGTACTTCCTCGACTGA
- a CDS encoding HFX_2341 family transcriptional regulator domain-containing protein, producing MRTIDEVHIVPLGYEHDRILRPLRKHDADVVYLLAADGEHTPLTPYQEALVEELEADGRTIRFRETTLSDLYDVLAVVTTVAADHDGDVVRVNVSSGGKLAAIGSAIACMATDATAYYVRAEEHVPDLEEQPRTRGMRDDEVLPSYPIEAVSRDQVSVLAHLEERNTDSYTAKKSDLIEHAESEALSFIADADPANDKAKFALLNANIVDPLVDDGYIEVERVGRQKQILLTETGQNVLHAFRHKL from the coding sequence ATGCGAACCATCGATGAAGTCCACATCGTGCCGCTGGGGTACGAGCACGACCGGATCCTCCGCCCCCTCCGCAAACACGACGCGGACGTGGTCTACCTGCTCGCCGCCGACGGCGAGCACACTCCGCTGACCCCCTATCAGGAGGCGCTCGTCGAGGAACTCGAAGCCGACGGCCGGACCATCCGCTTCCGCGAGACGACCCTCTCGGACCTGTACGACGTGCTCGCCGTCGTCACGACGGTCGCCGCCGACCACGACGGCGACGTGGTGCGGGTCAACGTCTCCAGCGGCGGCAAACTCGCCGCCATCGGCAGCGCCATCGCCTGTATGGCCACCGACGCCACCGCCTACTACGTCCGCGCCGAGGAACACGTGCCCGACCTCGAGGAGCAGCCGCGCACCCGCGGCATGCGCGACGACGAGGTCCTCCCTTCCTATCCCATCGAAGCGGTCTCCCGCGACCAGGTCTCCGTGCTCGCCCACCTCGAAGAACGCAACACCGACAGCTACACCGCCAAGAAGTCCGATCTCATCGAACACGCCGAGTCGGAGGCGCTCTCCTTTATCGCCGACGCCGACCCCGCCAACGACAAGGCGAAGTTCGCGCTGCTCAACGCCAACATCGTCGACCCGCTCGTCGACGACGGCTACATCGAAGTCGAGCGCGTCGGCCGACAGAAACAGATCCTGCTGACCGAGACCGGCCAGAACGTCCTCCACGCGTTCCGCCACAAGCTCTGA